The following proteins are co-located in the Heteronotia binoei isolate CCM8104 ecotype False Entrance Well chromosome 21, APGP_CSIRO_Hbin_v1, whole genome shotgun sequence genome:
- the ZBTB25 gene encoding zinc finger and BTB domain-containing protein 25 isoform X2, with the protein MMDTASHSLILLQQLNMQREFGFLCDCTVAIGDVYFKAHRAVLAAFSNYFKMIFIHQTSECIKIQPTDIQPDIFSYLLHIMYTGKGPKQTVNHTRLEEGIRFLHADYLSHMAIEMNRMLSPETVQSSNLYGIQISTTHKTVKETLQTKESLTGLGSRGTNQGDHPQLQLSLAIGLDDSSLDQQISHPPVQGAAKPAENLTKPPVTIKQEKADPEPVVSQSHTSSSPDIGVSAFSKTNVKVHVCQYCGERFESRGLLREHLFTHVSGSLPFGVPASILESNDLGEGQPLNENREAPESHRFDSFLRKDSERRSAHPSRGNLEALPIGQLSLVSKDSEPMELNCNFSFSRKRKVSCTVCGHKFLRKSQLLEHMYLHKGKHFKYSRCQRAGNPAAPKFQPYGDGWAPSGVKGTALPQAHLESQDLLDPDLSQENIDAILVE; encoded by the exons ATGATGGACACAGCCAGCCACAGCCTCATCCTTCTCCAGCAGTTGAACATGCAGCGAGAGTTTGGCTTCCTCTGCGACTGCACCGTTGCCATTGGAGACGTCTACTTCAAAGCTCACAGAGCCGTCCTGGCGGCTTTTTCCAACTATTTTAAGATGATATTTATTCATCAGACGAG TGAATGCATAAAGATTCAGCCGACAGATATCCAGCCCGATATCTTCAGCTATTTGCTCCACATCATGTACACCGGGAAGGGCCCCAAACAAACCGTCAATCATACGCGGCTGGAGGAAGGCATCCGCTTTCTGCACGCAGACTACCTGTCCCACATGGCGATAGAGATGAACCGGATGCTCTCTCCGGAGACCGTGCAGTCTTCCAACCTGTACGGGATTCAGATCTCCACCACCCACAAGACCGTTAAAGAGACCCTGCAGACCAAAGAAAGCCTGACGGGTCTTGGTAGCCGGGGCACTAACCAGGGCGATCACCCGCAGCTTCAGCTCTCTCTGGCCATCGGGCTGGACGACAGCTCTTTGGACCAGCAGATTTCTCACCCTCCCGTCCAGGGGGCTGCCAAACCAGCTGAAAACCTCACCAAGCCACCGGTGACGATCAAGCAGGAGAAAGCTGACCCGGAACCGGTGGTGTCTCAGAGCCACACCTCGTCCTCCCCGGATATCGGGGTTTCGGCCTTTTCGAAAACGAACGTCAAAGTCCACGTCTGTCAGTACTGCGGGGAACGTTTTGAATCCCGGGGTCTTTTGCGGGAACATCTGTTCACTCACGTGTCAGGGTCCCTGCCATTCGGGGTGCCGGCCTCGATCCTGGAAAGCAACGACCTCGGCGAGGGCCAGCCGCTGAACGAAAACCGCGAAGCCCCCGAAAGCCACCGTTTCGACTCCTTCCTCCGGAAAGACAGCGAGCGCCGGTCGGCGCACCCCTCCCGCGGCAACTTGGAGGCCTTGCCCATCGGCCAGCTCTCTCTGGTTTCCAAAGACTCGGAGCCCATGGAGCTGAACTGCAACTTTTCCTTTTCCCGGAAGAGGAAGGTCAGCTGCACAGTGTGCGGCCACAAGTTTCTCCGGAAGAGCCAGCTGTTGGAACACATGTACTTGCACAAAGGGAAGCACTTCAAATACAGCCGGTGCCAAAGAGCAGGCAATCCGgcagcccccaagtttcaacctTACGGCGACGGTTGGGCACCGAGCGGGGTCAAAGGCACCGCCCTCCCGCAAGCTCACTTAGAATCGCAGGACCTGCTGGACCCCGACCTCTCGCAAGAGAACATTGATGCCATATTGGTCGAATAG
- the ZBTB25 gene encoding zinc finger and BTB domain-containing protein 25 isoform X1, with product MMDTASHSLILLQQLNMQREFGFLCDCTVAIGDVYFKAHRAVLAAFSNYFKMIFIHQTSSECIKIQPTDIQPDIFSYLLHIMYTGKGPKQTVNHTRLEEGIRFLHADYLSHMAIEMNRMLSPETVQSSNLYGIQISTTHKTVKETLQTKESLTGLGSRGTNQGDHPQLQLSLAIGLDDSSLDQQISHPPVQGAAKPAENLTKPPVTIKQEKADPEPVVSQSHTSSSPDIGVSAFSKTNVKVHVCQYCGERFESRGLLREHLFTHVSGSLPFGVPASILESNDLGEGQPLNENREAPESHRFDSFLRKDSERRSAHPSRGNLEALPIGQLSLVSKDSEPMELNCNFSFSRKRKVSCTVCGHKFLRKSQLLEHMYLHKGKHFKYSRCQRAGNPAAPKFQPYGDGWAPSGVKGTALPQAHLESQDLLDPDLSQENIDAILVE from the exons ATGATGGACACAGCCAGCCACAGCCTCATCCTTCTCCAGCAGTTGAACATGCAGCGAGAGTTTGGCTTCCTCTGCGACTGCACCGTTGCCATTGGAGACGTCTACTTCAAAGCTCACAGAGCCGTCCTGGCGGCTTTTTCCAACTATTTTAAGATGATATTTATTCATCAGACGAG CAGTGAATGCATAAAGATTCAGCCGACAGATATCCAGCCCGATATCTTCAGCTATTTGCTCCACATCATGTACACCGGGAAGGGCCCCAAACAAACCGTCAATCATACGCGGCTGGAGGAAGGCATCCGCTTTCTGCACGCAGACTACCTGTCCCACATGGCGATAGAGATGAACCGGATGCTCTCTCCGGAGACCGTGCAGTCTTCCAACCTGTACGGGATTCAGATCTCCACCACCCACAAGACCGTTAAAGAGACCCTGCAGACCAAAGAAAGCCTGACGGGTCTTGGTAGCCGGGGCACTAACCAGGGCGATCACCCGCAGCTTCAGCTCTCTCTGGCCATCGGGCTGGACGACAGCTCTTTGGACCAGCAGATTTCTCACCCTCCCGTCCAGGGGGCTGCCAAACCAGCTGAAAACCTCACCAAGCCACCGGTGACGATCAAGCAGGAGAAAGCTGACCCGGAACCGGTGGTGTCTCAGAGCCACACCTCGTCCTCCCCGGATATCGGGGTTTCGGCCTTTTCGAAAACGAACGTCAAAGTCCACGTCTGTCAGTACTGCGGGGAACGTTTTGAATCCCGGGGTCTTTTGCGGGAACATCTGTTCACTCACGTGTCAGGGTCCCTGCCATTCGGGGTGCCGGCCTCGATCCTGGAAAGCAACGACCTCGGCGAGGGCCAGCCGCTGAACGAAAACCGCGAAGCCCCCGAAAGCCACCGTTTCGACTCCTTCCTCCGGAAAGACAGCGAGCGCCGGTCGGCGCACCCCTCCCGCGGCAACTTGGAGGCCTTGCCCATCGGCCAGCTCTCTCTGGTTTCCAAAGACTCGGAGCCCATGGAGCTGAACTGCAACTTTTCCTTTTCCCGGAAGAGGAAGGTCAGCTGCACAGTGTGCGGCCACAAGTTTCTCCGGAAGAGCCAGCTGTTGGAACACATGTACTTGCACAAAGGGAAGCACTTCAAATACAGCCGGTGCCAAAGAGCAGGCAATCCGgcagcccccaagtttcaacctTACGGCGACGGTTGGGCACCGAGCGGGGTCAAAGGCACCGCCCTCCCGCAAGCTCACTTAGAATCGCAGGACCTGCTGGACCCCGACCTCTCGCAAGAGAACATTGATGCCATATTGGTCGAATAG